In Ciconia boyciana chromosome 1, ASM3463844v1, whole genome shotgun sequence, the genomic stretch CCCCACAATAATAGTCAGGAAGCCACTGAAGGTGCCAATAATGTCATCAGCCGCCATGTGTTGCCATTCCTTGAACAGGATGGCAGAACAAGTTAAAACAGATGTTGTAAAGATGACATAATATATTGGAGTCACTATCGAAGTGTTGAATATATCCAGAGCCCTGTTTAAATAGTTGATCTGCGTGCTCACACAGACAATAAGGCTTAGCAGCAGAATCCAAGACAAGGGATGTTTCAGCACTGGTTTTCCTGCAAAAAGTTCCTTTATAGTGATGCCCAAACCTTTTACACAGGAGACTGATAATGCTCCAATTACAGAGCAAATTGTTATGTACACGAGAATGTTGGTCTGTCCATGGCGAGGTCCCACCacaaaaattagaattaaaGACACAATGACAACAAGAGTTGCGAAGACCATAAAACCTgtggttggggaaaaaaaaaaaattatgtacaCTATCAAAGGCATCTTAGAGGTACCAAGAAAACACCCATTAACACTGCCATCAGCTCAGCTTAAACAGAAGAATTCAGGATGCTTCTCATTACTCCAACATCGAAGTTAAACTAGTTTTCTAGTAAGCTAGCTAAAACAAAGAATGAACCTCAGGCATGTTGTATTACCTTCACCAGTCTATCAGCAAGACTACTACAGGATGGGATTGCTAAATTGCCTTACACACAGACTCACTGTGGTGTAGATGCCACTGGATGCAGGCTTGCGTCTGAATGCTTTTTAGGGAGGTCCTTTTGGCAGGCTGCCACATTCATCAGCAGATTTCCAATAATCAGGTCATTCCTTAAGATCAGCTTTTTCATCTCCGTGCTGGCTATTTCCTCACGTTTAAAATGGGAATTGTCTTTGCATATATAGTATTTTACAGATGTGGATTTGTGAGTGCCTCATGTTCCACGTAAGCATAGGAGCCAGTCTCCAGGATTACACTTCTCAGCAGACACTTACCACAGCACctactttttcattttacagatagCTCAAGGTTGGGCTGAGACTGTCACACTTCAATTAAAATTTATAGAACTTGTGTTtatccagctgtgctgctgcatttgtTTAAACTGTCATCTCAGTGGTTCACATCAAGACACTTTGTTCAAGGCCAGACAAGTTCACTGGCATGATGCAAAGCTCCCTATGGAACTATGTCACAGAATTCAAATCTCTGCTTCATTTTGACAACATGAAGCAGACACAGGCCATCTTCTTGGAATGTGAAAGCAGCAGTAATGAAACTACAATGAAGAAATGATGGGCTGCGTACAGATTAAGCCAGCGTTTTTCTTACCTGGATCACCTAGTTTGTGGGACATTTCATCCAAAGTTTCTACTTCCTCCTCTTGTGGAGCATGAATTACCATCACAGTTGATCCCAGTATACTTAGCAAACACCCTATTTTTCCATGTAGATtaagtttttcatttaaaaagaaggatGACAGAATGgcactaagaagaaaaaaaatgcaccagCAAACATGGAATTAGTAATATCTCATTCATTTGCTCATCAACTTACAGGTTGCTTTGACTGTACAGGTCACTTGCATACACAATGTGCAGCTTAAAAATAGCTACATAGTTGATTTTCTATCTCAAGATACTTGCTATGGACAGAACTACCTGTTAATATTTGGCATGTCTCCCCAGAACCCCATTTTTCTGCTGCCTCCCAAAAAACTCTGTACCTAAGCacttgtgaaaataatttttaaaagacaaaaatcttaaCTCGGGAATGAAAGTACTACTCTGCTGTATACAACATggttttgaaatgcagaagatgATAACGTCACAGATCAAGGTGTAGATGCATTGCTAGAACCCTTTCATAGCATAGGCACTTCACATTTGGAGAAACTTAAAGTAACCCCTGGTGTTTATAAGCACTCTTTATTTATTAAGAACAGATCACATTTATTACAGCATATTTCAGTaacatatttctaaataaataccTTACTTCTCTCTCTGAAATCGCACTGCTTTCTGTTAGTGTTTCTTACCTTACAAGAACACTGAGAGCTCCTAAAGGAGTCACTAACGTAGCTGGTGCAAAAGCATAGGCAGCAAAGTTAGCTACTTCGCCAGCTCCCActgcagaataataataataattttaaaaagagttagACTGTCTTACGCAACAAACCTGTGAATCAGTGCAAGTGTTCTTGTAGACACAAACACTCAGTAAGGGAACAATGGAAAAGTCTAATTATAGTGTTCAGCTAACGGTACTAGCagaacacacacacccccccgccattatattttaaaaacaggctGGGAGACTACAACAggtattaaaattaattcagccAAATTAGaaggtgttttattttggtgtctATGTTGTAGCTCCCCAGCCTGCCAACTTGAGTCATGAACTTCTGCATGGAGAAATCTGCAATAGCAGGGTACAGGGCAATGCATACATTAAGCCATAGTTACCTGAACACAGCCAGTAAGTTGAGAGTTtaagcaatgcaaaaaaaaaaaagttcagaaaatagACATCATCCCAAAATACACTTCCCTCTAAAGAATCCTGTATATCTAAGCACTTCTCTGCTAAGACAAAAAACAGAATGCATATGCTAGCGAAGAGATACAGGAAGACCAACGTCTGCCTAGTTCCACTGCCCAAAAAGGGCAgttaaattaattaaagaatTTATGGTGTGAGAGAAGTTATACTAAAATCATTAGAGCTGCCCCCATCAAATCACCAGACAGCATTACCATACACTGTAGAATCCCCATCTCACTCCTTTTTTGTAACCACTGCTGCCATCTGTGGCATAGTTATTTACTTAAATTATATAATGCAGATTATATTTTTGATGGTTACTTGAATATATTTTTGATACTTACTTGAAAGAAGTCCAGCCCACCACAGCCACTCCTTAAGGTATGCATGACCACCTTGACCTAAAATTGAAAGAATGTTTGCTACTCCATTAAAAGCATACATCAACAAACAGTAAGCCCCATCACTGATAACATAATTTTTGCAGCCCATGCCCTTAAAAACACAGGCAATCTTTTGATACTTAGGCTTTATAGTTAGAGGAGTTGAAGTAAAATCTTCAAATTTCTGATGTGCATATGCCTCCTACAGCCTACTTTGAAAACTagtttgttggattttttttgtattagaaaTGACATTGATGACCATATCTGCATTACCctgcaaaacagttttcaacTCATTGTAATGACATGAAAAGCCAAGTTTTGTGTCTCTTACGAGAACGCTACTTTGTGGAAATTGTATGTGGCTTATGTGGTTGATTATATGTACAAACATGTGAAATGCAGTCACACTTGCCCATTCCAAACAAGGGAGCATGAATTATGTATCTTGAGATCAATCATCTTTTAGAAGCAGAGATGACAGgtattgaataaaaaaatattcagattcaACCCTCTGAATCATCTGAGGATGCTGCAACCATCCTATCTAAATGTATCCTCTTgcagtttaaaaccattccccttgtcctgtcactacaggcccaGGTAAAAATTCTCtctatatctttttttttaagcctcctctaagtactgaaaggctgcaataaggtctccctggggccttctcttctccaggctgaacaaccccaactctctcagcctttcctcataggagaggtgttccagccctctgatcattttttgtggctctcctctggacccactccaacaggtccatgtccttcttgttgtggggaccccagagctggacgcagtactccaggtggggcctcacaagagcagagtagagggagagaatcacctccctcgacctgctggccacgctgcttttgacgcagcccaggatgcaattggctttctgggctgccagcgcacattgccagctcgTGTCCAATTgttcatccaccagtatccccaagtccttctctgcagagctgctctcaatccattcatcccccagtctgtgttgatactggggattgccccgacccaggtgcacaaccttgcacttggccttgttgaacttcatgaggtttgcacaggcccactcctcaagcctgtcaaggtccctctggatggcatcccttccctccagcaaaTCAACCGCActactcagcttggtgtcatctgcaaacttgctgagagtggactcgatcccactgtctatgtcactggtgaagatattaaatagtactgGTTCCAGTATGAACCCTCGAGGGACACTATTCATTACACATGATCATTACATGTGATTTTCAGTCTTCTAAAACAATCTCCTGACACTCAAACGAAGTTAACATTCTCCTAAATTCACTCATTCAGGAGCGTAGTTGTAGTTAAGACTGCTGGTTCCAAGTTCAATTTGCAAGTACAATTCAGATTTAACTGACATGCGAAGAAATCATTCAACAAGTATCCCTAGAGGGCACTACATGCAATTAAATAGTATGTATCACACAGTTAGGTGTATCtggcaagagaaaaaacacatcagCTCTATGTTTTAGGTTTCACATACctgtaacaaacaaaaaaagtcaaaacaagaTCGTAAGTTTAGTAATCTTCTGTTAAACAGCAATACTTAAATGCCACCAAGTTTCTTAAACATGTATTTACCTGCTCTCATGGAGCCTTTCCTAGCTAACCGGAGAAggcctttctttttcaggatgAAACTTCCTCCAATGAAAATACTGGAACTCATAGCCAACACCAGACCAATACAGAAGTCATATCTCCCACGAGTTTGGCTCATCTCGTAAACTACTAAAGACTGTCACATTGATCAATGAACAGTAGAACTTCTGTTATTCAACACAAGATGATGCAACACTGAAACCTGagcaaaataaacacatcaGAATTAAATTAGTAGAAATATGTACTGTATAGGAAAATCCTCAACAACTCATGTGACTGGTTCTGCTGTGAATAGTCTCTGCTATaagtgtttggggaaaaaaaaaaaaggcaatcttTGAAGCATGTGTAAGCTTGAATCATTGATGAGTAACTAACAAGTCTGAACACACAGCAGGAAGGGCTTCTGACCTGGCATATAAAAACTGAAACCCAAACAAATAcaagttatttgaaaaaagtTTAGGAAAAGTTAAAGATGTGcgatttattttacttttcattaagTACACAGATCTGTGTCCAGCGCACCATGTAACTGACAATACTGATCAAACAAGTACTTACATCGAAATCAGTTTGTAAGAGAGTTTGAGAACAGCCACAGCATTTCTTCCATATAAACTcactagaaaaatgaaaaagaagatcAGAATGGGTGTTTAATCATATAGTAATTTTGCGAACACAAACAAGCTTGAGAAGTATGCACATGCACTTATCCTCTAACAGGGAAATCTGGAACAAGACATAAGGCATCTGGTTGCTGATGTATTTTACAAAGAGCTTCCCATACCTGTATGAAGCATCTTTTCAGCTTAGCTACAGTAGCTATTAAGAGTTTACAGTTTAAAAGCTTTCACCTAGCCTGCTAAGAGTCCAAATTTAGTTAGGCAAGACCTTCAGCAACAGCTTAGCAGAAGACAGCCATTTTTAGGCTAGAAATCAAGATTTTACATACTCAACCTCCAGtttaacaagaaaattattttcagtgcatCTTTTCTCCCGTTAGAAGCTGCAATGAGGATATCCTGGATTCCATCTAACACACAAGATTTTGAATTTAAGGTATCTctataaataacttttaaactgaagaaaaaagctCAAAGTAGTTTCATGGTGATTAACCTCTCTATAGTATGAAGggaaatgaaaactatttttaggCTTTGACTTCAAGACAACTGATAATTATGGCAGTATAGAGAACTAttctaaaggaagaaaacacctatagataaaacaatttttatttccgTAAGCATGGCATACGGCATAAGTTGCATTAACAAGCTTttgatttaaaagtaaaagggagaaaagaaggagatggaataaaatgtttccatttcagtgc encodes the following:
- the NIPA2 gene encoding magnesium transporter NIPA2; the encoded protein is MSQTRGRYDFCIGLVLAMSSSIFIGGSFILKKKGLLRLARKGSMRAGQGGHAYLKEWLWWAGLLSMGAGEVANFAAYAFAPATLVTPLGALSVLVSAILSSFFLNEKLNLHGKIGCLLSILGSTVMVIHAPQEEEVETLDEMSHKLGDPGFMVFATLVVIVSLILIFVVGPRHGQTNILVYITICSVIGALSVSCVKGLGITIKELFAGKPVLKHPLSWILLLSLIVCVSTQINYLNRALDIFNTSIVTPIYYVIFTTSVLTCSAILFKEWQHMAADDIIGTFSGFLTIIVGIFLLHAFKDVNFTLANLPLSLRKDDRAANGTLLSTYDCFNHDEESSACLGEIQSTESLSARRNGSLSAF